From Desulfobacterales bacterium, the proteins below share one genomic window:
- a CDS encoding DEAD/DEAH box helicase has protein sequence MHPEANIDEYIEALRASRRMRHQVVYHREIPQKPPDYVTDKSAFSQGIRQMLSALDIDALYTHQYNAVNEIRNGRHTVISTPTASGKTLIYNLPVIERIQANPKSRAIYLFPLKALAQDQLRTFEAMAAHFDENPPRAAIYDGDTSAWHRKKIRSNLPNVILTNPEMLHLAFLPYHDKWADLFANLETVVVDEVHTYRGVMGSHMAQIFKRFRRVCEKYGSRPTFVFSSATIANPAELCESLTGMPVVTESRSGAPRGKRHLVFLNPDASPSNAAIMLLKAALHRGLRTIVYTQSRKMTELISVWAGSRSGQFAGKISAYRAGFLPGQRREIEQKLVSGELLAVISTSALELGIDIGDLDLCLLVGYPGTIMSTWQRGGRVGRTGDDSAMVLIAGEDALDQYIMRHPAAFFEKGPESAVINPYNPDILKKHLLCAAAELPLDTRDEWLKVGPVRRSAEKLEQNGQLLKSAKGDCYFSALKSPHRFVDLRGGGDQFSIIESSTGENLGDIDGFRAFRETHPGAIYLHMGQTFRVEKLDISTMTVSVTPARPTYYTRVRADKQTEILDVYSEKAVYGTRIFFGRLKVTDKVTGYEKWHLHSKKRMNIIDLDLPPQIFETDGLWFQIPPPVQAAVEKAQMHFMGGIHAVEHAAIGICPLLILTDRNDLGGISIPFHPQVGCAAVFIYDGIPGGIGLTRQAYARAEDLMDHTYQVINTCDCEAGCPSCVHSPKCGSGNRPIDKLAALSVLDKLVDPETPLTPAGDAGTDTTPNQTAAKPAEKDAEKEIYYGVLDLETQRSADEVGGWHRSHKMGLSCVVLYDSKTGQYHNYYESDVPALIAHMQQMALIIGFNIKRFDYQVLSGYSDFDFSCLNTLDMLEVIYQRLGYRLSLNHLAKVSLGIEKSADGLQALKWWKEGRLDDIVEYCRIDVQITHEVYLYGRKNGYLLFQNKAGQAVRIPVDW, from the coding sequence ATGCACCCTGAGGCAAATATTGATGAATACATCGAGGCGCTGCGCGCATCCAGGCGGATGCGGCATCAGGTGGTTTACCACCGGGAAATTCCCCAAAAGCCGCCGGATTATGTGACAGACAAAAGCGCCTTTTCACAGGGCATCCGCCAGATGCTGTCCGCACTGGATATCGATGCCCTGTATACCCACCAGTATAATGCCGTTAACGAAATCCGAAACGGCCGGCATACAGTCATTTCAACCCCAACGGCCAGCGGCAAGACCCTGATCTATAACCTCCCCGTGATAGAGCGCATCCAGGCCAATCCAAAGTCCCGGGCCATCTATTTGTTTCCCCTGAAAGCGCTGGCCCAGGATCAGCTGCGCACATTTGAAGCCATGGCCGCCCATTTTGACGAAAATCCGCCAAGGGCCGCCATTTATGACGGGGACACCTCGGCCTGGCATCGCAAAAAAATCCGCAGCAATCTGCCGAATGTGATTCTGACCAACCCGGAAATGCTGCATCTCGCATTTTTGCCCTATCATGACAAATGGGCGGATTTGTTTGCCAACCTGGAAACCGTGGTGGTGGATGAGGTGCATACGTACCGGGGGGTTATGGGCTCGCACATGGCCCAGATATTTAAACGGTTCCGCCGGGTATGCGAAAAATACGGCAGCCGCCCCACATTTGTCTTCAGCTCCGCCACCATTGCCAATCCGGCGGAGCTTTGTGAATCGCTCACCGGCATGCCGGTGGTGACAGAATCCAGATCCGGCGCGCCCCGGGGAAAACGCCATCTGGTGTTTTTAAATCCGGATGCAAGTCCTTCCAATGCGGCGATTATGCTGTTAAAGGCCGCCCTTCACCGGGGCCTGCGAACCATTGTCTACACCCAGTCCCGGAAAATGACCGAGCTCATTTCCGTCTGGGCGGGCAGCCGGAGCGGCCAGTTTGCCGGTAAAATCAGCGCCTACCGGGCGGGGTTTTTGCCGGGTCAGCGCCGGGAGATCGAGCAGAAGCTGGTCTCCGGCGAGCTTTTGGCCGTAATTTCAACCAGCGCCTTAGAGCTTGGTATTGATATCGGGGATCTGGATTTGTGTCTGTTGGTGGGCTATCCCGGCACCATTATGTCCACCTGGCAGCGGGGCGGCCGGGTGGGCCGAACCGGAGACGACTCCGCAATGGTGCTGATCGCCGGTGAGGACGCGCTGGATCAATATATCATGCGGCATCCGGCCGCTTTTTTTGAAAAGGGCCCGGAGTCCGCGGTGATAAATCCCTATAATCCGGATATTCTGAAAAAGCATCTCCTTTGCGCGGCCGCGGAACTGCCGCTGGATACCCGTGATGAGTGGCTTAAGGTTGGTCCGGTCCGCCGCTCTGCGGAAAAACTGGAGCAAAACGGCCAGCTCTTAAAAAGTGCGAAAGGGGACTGCTACTTTTCGGCATTAAAGTCGCCGCACCGGTTTGTGGATCTTCGGGGGGGCGGGGACCAGTTTAGCATCATTGAGTCCAGCACCGGGGAGAATCTGGGCGATATTGACGGGTTCCGCGCCTTCCGGGAAACCCATCCCGGCGCCATATACCTTCACATGGGCCAGACCTTTCGCGTGGAGAAACTGGATATCAGCACCATGACCGTATCGGTCACCCCGGCCCGGCCCACCTATTATACCCGGGTCCGGGCGGATAAGCAGACGGAGATCCTCGATGTGTATTCGGAAAAGGCGGTCTACGGCACCCGGATATTTTTCGGCCGGCTTAAAGTCACGGACAAGGTCACCGGGTATGAAAAATGGCACCTGCACTCAAAAAAACGGATGAACATCATTGACCTGGATCTGCCCCCCCAGATTTTTGAAACCGATGGCCTGTGGTTTCAGATTCCGCCCCCGGTGCAGGCGGCGGTCGAAAAGGCGCAGATGCATTTCATGGGCGGCATCCATGCAGTGGAGCATGCGGCCATCGGCATTTGCCCGCTCCTTATCCTGACGGATCGGAATGATCTGGGCGGCATATCCATCCCGTTTCACCCGCAGGTCGGATGTGCGGCGGTATTTATTTATGACGGCATCCCGGGCGGGATCGGCCTGACGCGCCAGGCCTATGCCCGGGCCGAAGACCTGATGGACCATACCTATCAAGTGATAAACACCTGTGACTGCGAGGCCGGCTGTCCCTCCTGCGTGCACTCGCCCAAATGCGGCTCCGGAAACCGGCCGATCGATAAACTGGCCGCTTTAAGCGTTCTGGACAAGCTTGTCGATCCGGAAACCCCCTTAACGCCCGCAGGCGATGCCGGAACAGATACAACCCCTAACCAGACGGCGGCCAAGCCGGCAGAAAAGGACGCTGAAAAAGAAATTTATTACGGCGTGCTTGACCTTGAAACCCAGCGCTCAGCCGATGAGGTTGGCGGCTGGCACCGGTCGCATAAAATGGGGCTTAGCTGCGTGGTCCTCTATGATTCGAAGACCGGCCAATATCATAACTACTATGAATCGGATGTGCCGGCCCTGATTGCCCACATGCAGCAGATGGCACTCATTATCGGGTTTAACATCAAACGGTTTGACTATCAGGTGCTAAGCGGGTATTCGGATTTTGATTTTTCTTGTTTGAATACCCTGGATATGCT
- the lgt gene encoding prolipoprotein diacylglyceryl transferase: MFPILIQFNGFALHTYGMFVALGVLSGIFFARYEARRLGLDADRILDLCFYIILAAIAGSRLFYVATHISYFIAHPIEIFMIWNGGLVFYGGFIGAACVVLIYLWVYRLPLGKTADIAGLSLPLGHFMGRIGCLFAGCCYGRTCELPWAITFTHPQSLAPLNVVLHPTQLYHSAANLLIFLVLFFLRRGKRFNGQIFWLYVLFYGAARSTIEIFRGDYRGAMVLDVFSVSQVIGIGSVVVALIMLTILSKKAKVSDKNG; this comes from the coding sequence ATGTTTCCGATATTAATTCAGTTTAACGGGTTCGCCCTCCACACATACGGGATGTTCGTGGCCCTGGGCGTGCTCTCCGGCATTTTCTTCGCCCGCTATGAAGCCAGGCGGCTGGGCCTGGACGCGGACAGAATCCTGGACCTCTGCTTTTACATCATTTTGGCCGCCATCGCGGGGTCCCGGCTGTTTTACGTGGCCACGCACATATCCTATTTTATAGCCCATCCGATTGAGATATTTATGATATGGAACGGCGGGCTGGTCTTTTACGGCGGGTTTATCGGGGCGGCCTGTGTGGTGCTCATTTACTTATGGGTCTATCGCCTGCCGCTTGGCAAAACCGCGGATATTGCAGGGCTCTCCCTTCCGCTCGGCCATTTTATGGGCCGCATCGGCTGCTTGTTCGCCGGATGCTGTTATGGCCGGACCTGTGAGCTGCCCTGGGCGATTACATTTACCCATCCGCAATCCCTGGCTCCGCTCAATGTGGTGCTTCATCCCACCCAGCTCTATCATTCGGCTGCCAATCTTTTGATCTTTCTGGTGTTGTTTTTTTTGCGCCGCGGCAAACGGTTTAACGGCCAGATATTCTGGCTGTATGTCCTGTTTTACGGCGCGGCCCGGTCGACGATCGAGATTTTCCGCGGGGATTACCGGGGGGCAATGGTTTTGGATGTATTCTCCGTCTCCCAGGTCATCGGTATAGGCTCTGTGGTGGTGGCGCTGATCATGCTGACAATCCTTTCCAAAAAGGCCAAAGTTTCGGACAAAAATGGCTGA